A genomic region of Rhizobium sp. NXC24 contains the following coding sequences:
- a CDS encoding HAMP domain-containing sensor histidine kinase, translated as MRIKSLTARVLLLTTLWSAVALVVIGLVISNIYRKSAERGFQDLLRAQLYNVINSVTIGDQGALSGSPQLGDLRFAQPKTGWYWMVEPLGTYTATPLVSPSLGASSLPVLSVLEAPFDKNYERYYIVTDAFGNQVQVAETEVVLDTDGRAARFRVTGNVAVVEDDVRNFSHSLYFALVGFGVGSLVVNALAILYGLMPLDKARGALERIRAGESERLHGDFPREILPLANEVNALIDSNRRIVERARMQVGNLAHSLKTPIAVLLNESRVLERSHGDLVKNQAEVMQGQVQSYLNRARIAAQRESVLARTDAEPALERLVRVMRRLNADKEFELSVSPHLSLAMEQQDLEETVGNLLENAARFAERKVRVAANEAPAEVKGIDPARRHWVELVVEDDGPGLEPDQIREAMKRGRRLDESKPGTGLGLSIVSEITNEYQGRFELSRGSWGGLRASLILPGVTKDVA; from the coding sequence ATGCGAATTAAGTCACTCACCGCCCGCGTTCTGCTGTTGACCACACTCTGGTCCGCCGTGGCGCTGGTGGTGATCGGCCTCGTCATTTCCAATATCTATCGCAAGAGCGCCGAACGCGGTTTTCAGGACCTGCTGAGAGCGCAGCTCTATAACGTCATCAACTCCGTGACGATCGGTGACCAAGGGGCGTTGTCGGGCAGCCCGCAGCTCGGCGACCTGCGTTTCGCTCAGCCGAAGACAGGCTGGTACTGGATGGTCGAACCGCTCGGCACCTATACGGCGACGCCATTGGTTTCGCCCTCCCTCGGCGCGTCGAGCTTGCCCGTTCTCTCGGTTCTGGAAGCGCCTTTCGATAAGAATTATGAGCGCTACTACATCGTCACCGACGCCTTTGGAAACCAGGTACAGGTTGCCGAGACCGAAGTCGTGCTCGATACCGACGGACGCGCCGCGCGCTTTCGCGTCACCGGCAATGTCGCGGTGGTGGAGGACGATGTCCGCAATTTTTCCCATAGCCTCTATTTCGCACTCGTCGGCTTCGGCGTCGGCAGTCTCGTCGTCAACGCTCTCGCCATTCTCTATGGCCTGATGCCGCTCGATAAGGCGCGCGGGGCGCTGGAGCGCATCCGCGCCGGCGAGAGCGAGCGATTGCATGGGGATTTCCCGCGTGAGATCCTGCCGCTCGCCAACGAGGTCAATGCCCTCATCGACAGCAACCGCCGCATTGTGGAGCGAGCGCGCATGCAGGTCGGCAACCTCGCCCATTCGCTGAAGACGCCGATCGCGGTTTTGTTGAACGAGTCCCGCGTGCTGGAACGCTCGCACGGCGATCTCGTCAAGAACCAGGCCGAGGTCATGCAGGGGCAGGTGCAATCCTACCTCAACCGTGCCCGCATCGCCGCCCAGCGCGAATCCGTGCTGGCCCGCACCGACGCGGAGCCGGCGCTGGAGCGGCTGGTGCGCGTCATGCGGCGGCTCAATGCCGATAAGGAATTCGAGCTTTCCGTTTCGCCGCACCTGTCGCTTGCCATGGAGCAGCAGGATCTGGAGGAGACGGTCGGCAATCTCCTGGAAAATGCCGCGCGTTTTGCCGAACGCAAGGTGCGCGTCGCCGCCAACGAAGCGCCAGCCGAGGTAAAGGGCATCGATCCGGCGCGACGGCACTGGGTAGAGCTGGTGGTCGAGGACGATGGGCCGGGCCTGGAGCCGGATCAGATCCGCGAGGCGATGAAGCGTGGCCGCCGGCTGGATGAAAGCAAGCCCGGCACCGGTCTCGGCCTGTCGATCGTCAGCGAGATCACCAACGAATATCAGGGGCGGTTCGAGCTGTCCCGTGGTTCCTGGGGCGGACTTCGCGCCAGCCTAATTCTACCGGGGGTAACAAAGGATGTTGCGTGA
- the ccmI gene encoding c-type cytochrome biogenesis protein CcmI encodes MLFWILVAVLTAVVGAILLSPLLRGAKVADDGRAGEAAVYRDQLRELDRDLAGGLISQEEAGYARAEIGRRLLAVSGAGPSAAKVPARGHYLSQAFIIVLLPVVCLCLYLVKGNPGLPSQPLQARLEHPGNDLAISIVKVEQHLAQQPDDGKGWEVLAPIYLKTGRIGDAELAYRNVIRLLGPNAERLGNLGEVLIMKADGIVTAEARSSLQQSLALDADNPRALFYLALALEQDGKAEQAKTAFEALAKQSPPDAPWMAAVNDHIVKNGGAADTATADSANANAPGNPTSEQVAAADAMNSGDRQQMIRGMVESLDAKLKDDPRNFEGWMRLIRSYAVLKDTDRAVDALKRSLKTFPADGGEGKQLLALAKELGLPTEVTQQ; translated from the coding sequence ATGCTGTTCTGGATTCTCGTGGCCGTTCTGACGGCTGTTGTCGGTGCCATCCTGCTCTCCCCCCTTTTGCGTGGAGCAAAGGTGGCTGATGACGGTCGTGCCGGCGAGGCTGCCGTCTATCGCGATCAACTTCGCGAGCTGGACCGCGATCTTGCGGGCGGCCTGATTTCGCAGGAAGAGGCCGGCTATGCCCGCGCTGAAATCGGCCGCCGTCTACTTGCCGTTTCAGGCGCCGGACCGAGTGCCGCGAAGGTGCCAGCCCGCGGCCATTACCTTTCCCAGGCCTTCATCATCGTCCTGCTGCCGGTCGTCTGTCTCTGTCTCTATCTTGTGAAGGGCAATCCCGGCCTGCCGTCGCAGCCGCTGCAAGCGCGCCTCGAACATCCCGGCAACGATCTCGCCATCTCGATCGTCAAGGTCGAGCAGCATCTGGCGCAGCAACCGGATGACGGCAAGGGTTGGGAAGTGCTCGCGCCGATCTACCTCAAGACCGGCCGCATCGGCGACGCGGAACTCGCCTATCGCAATGTCATCCGTCTGCTCGGTCCCAATGCCGAGCGGCTTGGCAATCTGGGCGAAGTTCTGATCATGAAGGCCGATGGCATCGTGACGGCGGAGGCGCGCAGCTCGTTGCAGCAATCCCTTGCGCTTGATGCCGACAATCCCCGAGCGCTCTTCTATCTCGCTTTGGCGCTGGAGCAGGATGGCAAGGCGGAGCAAGCAAAGACGGCCTTCGAGGCGCTGGCGAAGCAATCGCCCCCCGATGCGCCCTGGATGGCTGCCGTCAACGATCATATCGTCAAGAACGGCGGCGCGGCCGATACCGCCACGGCAGATTCGGCAAATGCCAATGCGCCCGGAAATCCGACCAGCGAGCAGGTTGCCGCCGCAGATGCGATGAACAGCGGCGACCGTCAGCAGATGATCCGCGGCATGGTCGAGAGCCTCGACGCCAAGCTCAAGGATGATCCCAGGAATTTCGAAGGCTGGATGCGGCTGATCCGCTCCTATGCCGTGCTGAAGGACACGGACCGCGCGGTGGATGCGCTGAAGCGGAGCCTGAAGACTTTCCCGGCCGACGGCGGCGAAGGCAAGCAGCTTCTGGCATTGGCGAAGGAGCTCGGACTGCCGACGGAGGTGACGCAGCAATGA
- the ccmE gene encoding cytochrome c maturation protein CcmE, translated as MTRKQKRLAVIAGGMGFIAAAVLLVLFAFSQSVAYFYMPADLAKNPVNAGTLIRLGGLVGQGSVVRGDGTQVQFSVTDGTDAIKVKYNGILPDLFREGQGVVTEGRFEPGSDIFVADSVLAKHDERYMPKEVADKLKADGVWKGEEASQ; from the coding sequence ATGACCCGCAAGCAGAAACGTCTGGCTGTCATTGCCGGCGGCATGGGCTTCATCGCCGCCGCAGTGCTGCTCGTTCTCTTCGCCTTCAGCCAGTCGGTCGCCTATTTCTATATGCCGGCCGACCTCGCCAAGAATCCGGTCAACGCCGGTACGCTGATCCGCCTCGGCGGTCTCGTCGGCCAGGGCAGCGTGGTGCGCGGCGACGGAACGCAGGTGCAGTTTTCCGTCACTGACGGTACGGATGCGATCAAGGTCAAATATAATGGTATCCTGCCGGATCTCTTCCGCGAAGGGCAGGGTGTGGTCACGGAAGGCAGGTTCGAGCCGGGCAGCGACATCTTCGTTGCCGACAGCGTGCTTGCCAAGCATGATGAGCGCTATATGCCGAAAGAAGTCGCCGACAAGCTGAAGGCGGACGGCGTCTGGAAGGGCGAGGAAGCCAGCCAATGA
- a CDS encoding heme lyase CcmF/NrfE family subunit, which produces MIIELGHYALVLALATAIILSIIPVIGARRGDLSMMDIAPVGAVVLFALVAFSFGVLTYAYVASDFSVLNVWENSHSLMPLIFKISGVWGNHEGSMMLWLLILALFSALVALFGRNLPDTLRANVLAVQSWISAAFLIFILLTSNPFLRINPAPAEGKDLNPVLQDIGLAVHPPLLYLGYVGFSVCFSFAVAALLEGRIDAAWARWVRPWTLAAWTFLTLGIAMGSYWAYYELGWGGWWFWDPVENASFMPWLAGTALLHSALVMEKRDALKIWTILLAILTFSLSLLGTFLVRSGVLTSVHSFASDPTRGIFILCILLIFIGGALSLFALRAPKLAAGGLFAPISREGSLVLNNLILTVACGTVLTGTLYPLALETLTGDKISVGPPFFNMTFGLLMTPILIAVPFGPLLAWKRGDLLGVLQRLYVAAGLALIAGLALFYVRHGGPVLAVFGLAAGFFLVFGAVADLWYRAGIGKMAGNIAWRRLVGLPRSAFGTALAHAGLGITVLGIVAVTTFQSENITEMKPGGAAELGGYTLHFEGIQPGVGPNYTEDRARFTVSRGGVAVANISSSKRLFTAGRTATTEAGILTLGLSQLYVSLGDPTNDGGMVVRIWWKPFIICIWGGAIVMALGGFVSLSDRRLRVGAPSRKAKPVRPAMEPAE; this is translated from the coding sequence ATGATCATTGAGCTCGGACACTATGCGCTGGTGTTGGCGCTTGCGACCGCGATCATCCTCTCGATCATCCCGGTCATCGGCGCACGGCGAGGCGACTTGTCGATGATGGACATTGCGCCGGTCGGCGCCGTCGTCTTGTTCGCACTGGTCGCCTTTTCCTTCGGCGTTTTGACTTATGCCTATGTCGCCTCCGATTTTTCGGTGCTGAACGTCTGGGAAAATTCCCATTCGCTGATGCCGCTGATCTTCAAGATCTCCGGCGTCTGGGGCAATCACGAAGGATCGATGATGCTCTGGTTGCTGATCCTGGCACTGTTCAGCGCCCTGGTGGCGCTGTTCGGGCGCAACCTGCCGGACACGCTGCGCGCCAATGTGCTTGCCGTGCAGTCCTGGATCTCGGCCGCCTTTTTGATCTTCATCCTTTTGACCTCCAACCCGTTTCTCCGTATCAATCCGGCCCCGGCTGAGGGCAAGGACCTCAATCCGGTGCTGCAGGATATCGGCCTGGCCGTTCATCCGCCGCTGCTTTATCTTGGCTATGTCGGCTTCTCCGTCTGTTTCTCCTTCGCCGTCGCCGCTCTGCTCGAAGGCCGCATCGACGCCGCATGGGCGCGCTGGGTTCGCCCCTGGACGCTGGCTGCCTGGACCTTTCTGACGCTCGGCATCGCCATGGGCTCCTATTGGGCCTATTACGAGCTTGGCTGGGGCGGCTGGTGGTTCTGGGACCCGGTGGAGAACGCCTCCTTCATGCCCTGGCTCGCCGGCACCGCGCTCCTGCATTCCGCGCTCGTCATGGAGAAGCGCGATGCGCTGAAGATCTGGACGATACTCCTGGCGATCCTGACATTCTCGCTGTCGCTGCTCGGCACCTTCCTGGTGCGCTCCGGCGTGCTGACCTCGGTGCATTCCTTCGCCAGCGATCCGACGCGCGGCATCTTCATTCTGTGCATCCTTTTGATCTTCATCGGCGGGGCGTTGTCGCTTTTCGCCCTGCGCGCCCCGAAGCTTGCCGCCGGCGGCCTGTTCGCGCCGATCTCGCGCGAGGGGTCGCTGGTGTTGAACAACCTCATTCTGACGGTTGCCTGCGGCACGGTGCTGACGGGTACGCTTTATCCGCTGGCGCTGGAAACGCTCACAGGCGACAAGATTTCAGTCGGCCCGCCCTTCTTCAACATGACCTTCGGCCTGCTGATGACGCCGATCCTGATCGCGGTTCCTTTCGGGCCGCTGCTTGCCTGGAAACGCGGTGATCTGCTCGGCGTGCTGCAGCGGCTCTATGTCGCCGCAGGCCTTGCCCTGATCGCGGGTCTCGCCCTGTTCTACGTCCGCCATGGCGGACCGGTGCTTGCCGTTTTCGGCCTGGCCGCCGGTTTTTTTCTGGTTTTCGGCGCAGTGGCTGATCTCTGGTACCGCGCCGGTATCGGCAAGATGGCGGGGAATATCGCGTGGCGGCGTTTGGTCGGTTTGCCGCGTTCGGCTTTCGGAACGGCGCTCGCTCATGCCGGGCTCGGCATCACCGTGCTTGGCATCGTCGCGGTGACGACATTCCAGTCCGAAAACATCACCGAGATGAAGCCGGGCGGCGCGGCCGAGCTTGGCGGCTATACGCTGCACTTCGAAGGCATCCAGCCCGGCGTCGGCCCGAACTACACCGAGGATCGCGCCCGGTTTACGGTCAGCCGCGGCGGCGTCGCCGTCGCCAACATCTCGTCCTCCAAACGACTTTTCACCGCCGGCCGCACCGCCACGACCGAGGCCGGCATTCTGACGCTTGGCCTCAGCCAGCTTTATGTCTCGCTCGGTGATCCGACCAATGATGGTGGCATGGTCGTGCGCATCTGGTGGAAGCCCTTCATCATCTGCATCTGGGGCGGCGCCATCGTCATGGCGCTCGGCGGCTTCGTTTCCCTAAGCGACCGCCGCCTGCGCGTCGGCGCGCCGAGCCGCAAGGCAAAGCCGGTCCGTCCGGCGATGGAGCCGGCGGAATGA
- a CDS encoding cytochrome c-type biogenesis protein — translation MRLLLIVLLLAPTAAFAVNPDEVLPDPALEARARTISAELRCMVCQNQSIDDSNADLARDLRLLVRKRLVAGDSDKQVLDYVVSRYGEFVLLKPRLSEKTLLLWGAPAALFVLGGLALVIYAWRRVGKPTGTQLTAEEEARLNDILGK, via the coding sequence ATGCGTCTGCTCCTTATTGTTCTACTTCTTGCTCCCACCGCCGCCTTCGCAGTCAATCCCGACGAAGTTCTTCCCGATCCGGCCCTTGAGGCCCGGGCGCGGACGATTTCGGCCGAATTGCGCTGCATGGTCTGCCAGAACCAGTCGATCGACGATTCCAATGCCGATCTTGCCCGTGACCTGCGCCTCCTGGTGCGCAAGCGCCTCGTCGCCGGCGATAGCGACAAGCAGGTGCTGGACTATGTCGTTTCCCGCTATGGTGAGTTCGTGCTGCTGAAGCCGCGCCTCAGCGAAAAGACGTTGTTGCTCTGGGGTGCGCCGGCCGCTCTGTTCGTTCTCGGTGGCCTCGCTCTTGTCATCTATGCCTGGCGCCGCGTAGGTAAGCCGACGGGCACCCAGCTAACGGCAGAAGAAGAAGCGCGTCTGAACGACATTCTCGGCAAGTGA
- a CDS encoding Do family serine endopeptidase: MFRNIKDALSRSTAMKASVVAGLAVAALATGVPAEISRSYADAVNVQAPQVPSFANVVDAVSPAVVSVRVESRVNPVADEDDSFGLGRGFDELPDDHPLKKFFKQFEQQQGHNQQQGQQKGQPDNKGRLRPVAQGSGFFISEDGYLVTNNHVVSDGAAFVVVLNDGTELDAKLIGKDPRTDLAVLKVDGKGKKFTYVNWADDNKVRVGDWVVAVGNPFGLGGTVTAGIVSARGRDIGSGPYDDFIQVDAAVNRGNSGGPTFNLNGQVVGINTAIFSPSGGSVGIAFAIPADTAKNVVTDLIKSGTVSRGWLGVQIQPVTKDIAESLGLSEPNGALVVSPQDGSPGQKAGIKNGDVVTAVNGDPVKDPRDLARRIGAMQPGSKVDVSLWRNGKAQSVTVELGTLPADQNQASNDDNSQQPQPQQPSSEKALADLGLTVGPSDDGKGVAITGVDPDSDAADKGVKEGEKITSVNNQQVSNAGDIAKVIDQAKKDGRTRALFQIQSNDGSRFVALPITAG; this comes from the coding sequence ATGTTCAGGAATATCAAGGACGCTTTGTCCCGTAGCACGGCTATGAAAGCTTCCGTCGTCGCCGGCCTCGCTGTCGCTGCTCTCGCCACTGGCGTTCCCGCTGAAATCAGCCGCTCCTATGCCGATGCCGTCAATGTCCAGGCCCCGCAGGTCCCGAGCTTCGCCAATGTCGTCGACGCCGTATCTCCGGCAGTCGTGTCCGTTCGCGTCGAATCCCGCGTCAATCCGGTCGCTGATGAAGACGATTCCTTCGGCCTCGGCCGTGGCTTCGACGAACTGCCGGATGATCATCCGCTGAAGAAGTTCTTCAAGCAGTTCGAACAGCAGCAGGGGCATAACCAGCAACAGGGCCAGCAGAAAGGCCAGCCGGACAATAAGGGCCGCCTGCGCCCGGTTGCCCAGGGCTCCGGCTTCTTCATTTCCGAAGACGGATATCTCGTCACCAACAACCACGTTGTTTCCGATGGCGCGGCTTTCGTCGTCGTCCTCAATGACGGCACCGAACTCGACGCCAAGCTGATCGGCAAGGACCCGCGCACCGACCTCGCGGTGCTGAAGGTCGATGGCAAGGGCAAGAAGTTTACCTATGTCAACTGGGCCGATGACAACAAGGTTCGCGTCGGCGATTGGGTCGTTGCCGTCGGCAACCCCTTCGGTCTTGGCGGCACGGTCACAGCCGGCATCGTCTCGGCCCGCGGCCGCGATATCGGCTCCGGTCCCTATGATGACTTCATCCAGGTCGACGCAGCCGTAAACCGCGGCAACTCGGGCGGCCCGACCTTCAACCTCAACGGCCAGGTCGTCGGTATCAACACCGCCATCTTCTCGCCGTCGGGCGGCAGTGTCGGCATCGCCTTCGCAATCCCCGCCGATACCGCAAAGAACGTTGTCACCGATTTGATCAAGAGCGGTACCGTATCGCGTGGCTGGCTTGGCGTGCAGATCCAGCCGGTAACCAAGGATATCGCCGAATCCCTCGGCCTGTCCGAGCCGAACGGCGCGCTCGTCGTATCCCCGCAGGATGGCTCTCCGGGCCAGAAGGCAGGCATCAAGAACGGCGACGTCGTGACGGCCGTTAACGGCGACCCGGTCAAGGACCCGCGCGATCTCGCCCGCCGTATCGGCGCGATGCAGCCGGGCTCCAAGGTCGATGTTTCGCTATGGCGTAACGGCAAGGCTCAGTCGGTCACCGTCGAACTCGGCACGCTGCCGGCCGACCAGAACCAGGCTTCGAACGACGACAATTCGCAGCAGCCCCAGCCGCAGCAGCCGTCCTCGGAAAAGGCGCTTGCCGATCTCGGCCTCACCGTCGGTCCGTCCGATGACGGTAAGGGTGTCGCGATCACCGGCGTCGATCCGGACTCCGACGCCGCCGACAAGGGCGTGAAGGAAGGCGAGAAGATCACCTCGGTCAACAACCAGCAGGTCTCCAATGCCGGAGACATTGCCAAGGTCATCGATCAGGCGAAGAAGGACGGCCGCACCCGCGCGCTGTTCCAGATCCAGTCCAACGACGGCAGCCGCTTCGTCGCTCTGCCGATCACTGCGGGCTGA
- a CDS encoding response regulator transcription factor: MTTAGQHTVNFSDSGCAEASPAGNVAHMKILIIEDDLEAAAYLTKAFREAGIVADHASDGESGLFMGTENAYDVAIIDRMLPRRDGLSVISELRRKGVHTPVLILSALGQVDDRVTGLRAGGDDYLPKPYAFSELLARVEVLGRRKGTPEQDVLYRVGDLELDRLSHEVRRGGKEILLQPREFRLLEYLMKNAGQVVTRTMLLENVWDYHFDPQTNVIDVHVSRLRSKIEKDFSQPLLKTIRGAGYMIKDEG, from the coding sequence ATGACAACCGCTGGCCAACATACTGTGAACTTTTCCGATTCCGGTTGTGCTGAGGCATCGCCGGCGGGTAATGTTGCCCACATGAAGATTTTGATTATCGAAGACGATCTCGAGGCTGCCGCCTATCTCACCAAGGCGTTTCGCGAGGCCGGCATTGTCGCCGACCATGCGAGCGACGGTGAGAGCGGCCTGTTCATGGGCACGGAGAACGCTTACGATGTCGCCATCATCGATCGCATGCTGCCCCGCCGCGACGGTCTTTCCGTCATCAGCGAGCTGCGTCGCAAAGGCGTGCATACACCTGTTCTCATTCTCTCCGCTCTCGGCCAGGTCGACGACCGCGTAACCGGCCTTCGTGCCGGCGGCGACGACTACCTGCCGAAGCCATACGCCTTCAGCGAATTGCTCGCCCGCGTCGAAGTACTCGGCCGCCGCAAGGGCACGCCGGAACAGGATGTTCTTTACCGTGTCGGCGATCTGGAGCTCGACCGGCTGTCGCATGAAGTTCGCCGCGGCGGCAAGGAGATCCTTCTCCAGCCGCGCGAATTCCGCCTGCTTGAATATCTGATGAAAAATGCCGGCCAGGTGGTGACGCGCACCATGCTTCTCGAAAACGTCTGGGATTACCATTTCGATCCCCAGACGAACGTGATCGACGTACACGTCTCGCGCCTGCGTTCGAAGATCGAAAAGGACTTCAGCCAGCCGCTGCTGAAGACGATCCGCGGCGCCGGCTACATGATCAAGGACGAGGGATGA